In the genome of Deltaproteobacteria bacterium, one region contains:
- a CDS encoding septal ring lytic transglycosylase RlpA family protein, with the protein MDRPFSQGRPLPQILERRSRLKEVNVNKRWWKKGSARLLLAALVLAPAGGCASAFPLSGAGEELRGVASWYGSDFHGRPTASGEIYDMHAMTAAHKTLPLGTVLDVRNLDNGRSVRVVVNDRGPFVKGRILDLSYEAARRMDMIGPGTARVALRVVGRDPRYRKYIKVADSGSSGPYVVQLGAFTDAANARRLRRALAVKYRGAYVSAARISGRKFYRVRIGSFEKRAEAMELARRLADEGYAAVLMRK; encoded by the coding sequence ATGGACCGGCCGTTTTCTCAAGGACGTCCTTTGCCGCAAATCCTCGAGCGCCGGAGCCGTCTGAAGGAGGTCAACGTGAACAAGAGATGGTGGAAGAAGGGATCCGCAAGGCTTTTGCTCGCCGCTCTCGTCCTTGCGCCGGCGGGGGGGTGCGCCTCGGCCTTCCCGCTCTCCGGCGCCGGCGAGGAGCTTCGCGGGGTGGCGTCGTGGTACGGCTCCGACTTCCACGGCCGCCCCACGGCAAGCGGCGAGATCTACGACATGCACGCCATGACGGCGGCCCACAAGACCCTGCCGCTGGGCACGGTCCTGGACGTAAGGAACCTCGACAACGGCCGGAGCGTGCGGGTGGTGGTCAACGACAGGGGACCCTTCGTCAAGGGCCGCATCCTCGACCTCTCCTACGAGGCGGCCCGGCGCATGGACATGATAGGGCCCGGCACGGCGAGGGTCGCCCTCAGGGTGGTGGGCCGGGACCCCCGCTACAGAAAATACATCAAGGTGGCGGACTCCGGCTCTTCCGGTCCCTACGTGGTGCAGCTCGGGGCCTTCACCGACGCGGCCAACGCCCGCAGGCTCAGGCGGGCCCTCGCCGTCAAGTACAGGGGCGCCTACGTGAGTGCCGCCCGCATCTCGGGAAGGAAGTTTTACCGCGTGAGGATCGGCTCCTTCGAGAAGAGGGCCGAGGCCATGGAGCTGGCGCGCCGCCTCGCCGACGAGGGCTACGCGGCCGTTCTGATGAGGAAGTGA